In Acaryochloris marina S15, a single genomic region encodes these proteins:
- a CDS encoding EAL domain-containing protein produces the protein MMLGIQPFRAALTPLQKAFTCICCSSMYLTRLVHSKTLLLLREAFTSLLPVVLVMNIIVLLSGLSGLLASQSVVAESFINGNEVSRLYFFLVPFFLNISLSTLMAKEKDLDQVSTVLISVVCFLRVSGFLFIDSTGQILSFQGSVLTSIPATLVAVTLLHYFSRFSALQFFRGRSEVSPALQRTLNLLIPGLLTVLCFELIGQGFRLFFKTGLFSFLFEILPKLQATQEVILFKLISQLSWFFGIHGEYSADGLFRILNAIPSSEAGSIHFKVLHDVFMNIGGSGSTFVVPLAILFLPGSTQFKPIAQLSLPFALFNVNEILLFGLPIILNPLFLAPFLLAPLVNMAIALTAIHWGAFTISATAINWMSPPLYSAYAASGGSGGAVLTQFLCIVIDMGIYYPFLVLAKQQSNTPRALRKLLDGDAYQFVNREINRQEERRFMTQKMDQVQDMEEVQRLLQQLKGGQFLLYFQPKVDAQSKALVGLETLLRFQDAGGNIVPPTFLPILYQQGLSKAIDQKVLSLVFDQIKQWRGNGQGFPQISINLDKHFLLDPPSVKTLIAKARQEGICFELEITEHTYTSEVKSLASVVRDLRSAGHQVSIDDFGAGYSSLTTLVSLEADSVKLDRKLVVAPEGEIQRGRVLLESSVKLCHDLGFSVVAEGIENLSQLQLVQHCGVDFVQGYYTGKPMPANQVSRLFQA, from the coding sequence ATGATGCTAGGCATCCAACCATTTAGAGCGGCTTTAACCCCACTCCAAAAAGCTTTTACCTGTATTTGTTGTTCATCCATGTACCTGACTCGTCTTGTTCACTCTAAGACCCTGCTGTTATTGCGAGAGGCATTTACATCCCTCTTGCCTGTCGTCTTAGTGATGAATATTATCGTTTTGCTGTCAGGTCTGTCTGGCCTGCTGGCATCTCAGAGCGTGGTAGCAGAGAGTTTCATCAACGGGAATGAAGTCAGCCGACTCTATTTCTTTTTAGTCCCGTTTTTTCTCAACATTTCCCTGAGCACCCTAATGGCCAAGGAGAAAGATCTGGATCAGGTGAGTACTGTTCTGATCTCAGTCGTTTGTTTTTTGCGGGTGTCGGGCTTTTTGTTTATCGATTCGACAGGCCAAATCCTCTCGTTTCAAGGTTCAGTGCTCACTAGTATTCCAGCCACACTGGTAGCAGTCACACTACTCCATTACTTCAGTCGATTCTCTGCTCTGCAATTTTTTAGAGGTCGATCTGAGGTGAGTCCAGCCCTCCAAAGAACCCTGAACCTCCTGATTCCAGGTCTCCTAACAGTGTTGTGTTTTGAGTTAATCGGCCAAGGATTTAGGCTATTTTTTAAGACTGGTCTGTTCAGTTTTTTATTCGAAATCCTACCTAAATTGCAAGCCACCCAAGAAGTCATTCTCTTTAAGCTAATTTCTCAACTTTCTTGGTTTTTCGGGATTCATGGCGAGTATAGTGCCGATGGTCTATTTCGAATTTTGAATGCGATTCCATCCTCTGAAGCTGGCAGTATTCACTTCAAAGTTTTGCATGATGTTTTTATGAATATTGGAGGGTCTGGCTCCACTTTCGTCGTGCCATTGGCGATTCTTTTTCTACCCGGATCTACCCAATTCAAACCCATTGCGCAGCTGAGTCTGCCATTCGCACTCTTCAATGTGAATGAGATTTTATTGTTCGGACTTCCGATTATTCTAAATCCACTCTTTCTGGCACCGTTTCTGTTAGCTCCGCTGGTCAATATGGCTATTGCGCTGACTGCAATTCACTGGGGAGCATTCACCATTAGTGCGACTGCCATAAACTGGATGTCTCCGCCTTTATATAGTGCCTATGCGGCCTCTGGAGGATCGGGAGGGGCGGTACTGACCCAGTTCCTTTGCATCGTTATCGATATGGGTATCTACTATCCATTTCTGGTTCTGGCAAAGCAGCAGTCCAATACTCCACGTGCGCTCCGCAAGCTCTTGGATGGTGATGCCTACCAGTTTGTGAATAGAGAAATCAATCGCCAAGAAGAGCGGCGTTTTATGACTCAGAAAATGGATCAAGTCCAAGACATGGAAGAGGTCCAACGCTTACTACAGCAACTCAAAGGCGGGCAGTTTCTCCTCTACTTTCAGCCTAAGGTAGATGCCCAGTCGAAAGCACTCGTTGGCTTAGAAACGTTGCTGCGTTTCCAAGATGCAGGGGGTAACATTGTCCCCCCTACGTTTTTGCCGATCCTCTACCAACAGGGCTTATCTAAGGCTATAGATCAAAAAGTGCTGTCGCTTGTTTTTGACCAGATCAAACAGTGGCGAGGGAATGGTCAAGGATTTCCTCAGATTAGTATTAACCTGGATAAACATTTTTTATTAGATCCACCCTCTGTAAAGACTTTGATTGCTAAAGCCAGACAAGAAGGGATTTGCTTTGAACTAGAAATTACTGAACATACCTACACTTCGGAAGTGAAATCTTTGGCATCAGTGGTTCGTGACCTTCGATCTGCTGGGCATCAAGTTTCAATTGATGATTTTGGGGCAGGCTATTCTTCCCTCACAACCTTAGTTTCTCTGGAAGCAGATTCGGTCAAATTAGACCGCAAGCTGGTCGTCGCCCCTGAAGGGGAAATCCAGCGGGGACGAGTGTTACTAGAGTCTAGTGTGAAGCTCTGTCATGACTTAGGATTTTCTGTGGTGGCAGAAGGAATTGAAAACTTGTCTCAGTTACAACTAGTGCAACACTGTGGAGTAGATTTCGTGCAAGGGTATTACACAGGCAAACCCATGCCTGCTAATCAGGTCAGTCGCCTATTTCAGGCGTAA
- a CDS encoding AsmA family protein, with product MAKRALKILGGGVAIAVLALGIGWFSRNGIIESALEGAIKDTTGVNTDVEGLNFQPFAGDLTIKAITLKNPDGFSTPHLIKVQNLDLDFQLSNLWQDQVDIESLTVNGLDLKVEQQIPDNNLVKVVDTLQEKDQPESSGNEKVVKIGRLSIRNIKASIKVTAIGDFGIEEDLDISDIELTDVTSKNAEGKLSVAIANAVTTALLEKIPQDGFPLKLDGDNPLKNFPIDDIPIDDIPIDIGDLIP from the coding sequence ATGGCGAAGCGTGCATTAAAGATTTTGGGTGGCGGAGTTGCGATCGCAGTTCTCGCATTGGGAATTGGCTGGTTTAGTCGCAATGGCATCATTGAGTCAGCCCTAGAAGGGGCCATTAAAGATACGACGGGCGTGAATACGGATGTAGAGGGACTCAACTTTCAGCCCTTCGCTGGGGATTTGACCATTAAAGCCATTACCCTCAAGAATCCCGATGGATTTTCCACGCCTCATCTGATTAAAGTCCAAAATTTAGATTTAGATTTTCAGCTCTCCAACCTTTGGCAAGATCAGGTGGACATTGAATCCCTGACCGTCAACGGATTGGATCTGAAGGTGGAGCAACAGATTCCAGACAATAATTTGGTGAAAGTGGTTGATACCCTGCAAGAAAAGGATCAGCCTGAAAGCAGCGGTAACGAGAAGGTGGTTAAGATTGGTCGCCTCAGTATCCGTAATATCAAAGCTTCCATTAAAGTCACTGCCATTGGTGATTTTGGCATCGAAGAGGATCTTGATATCAGCGATATTGAGTTGACGGATGTGACCTCTAAAAATGCAGAGGGAAAATTGTCGGTTGCGATCGCAAATGCCGTAACCACTGCTTTACTCGAAAAAATTCCTCAAGATGGCTTTCCCCTCAAGCTTGATGGCGATAATCCCCTCAAGAACTTTCCCATTGACGATATTCCTATTGATGACATCCCCATTGATATTGGAGACTTGATTCCCTAA
- the gndA gene encoding NADP-dependent phosphogluconate dehydrogenase — translation MPQQQFGLIGLAVMGENLALNVERNGFPIAVYNRTRAKTDAFMAERAQGRQVVAAFTPEELVASLARPRRIMIMVKAGAPVDAVIQQLKPMLEPGDVLIDGGNSLYGDTVRRTEELEAVGLRFIGMGVSGGEEGALNGPSLMPGGTEAAYKDLSPILTKIAAQVDDGPCVTYIGPGGAGHYVKMVHNGIEYGDMQLIAEAYDLLKNVLGLSHTELHEVFSEWNTTDELNSFLVEITAEIFTYVDPGTQQPLVELILDKAGQKGTGRWTVMSALELGVPIPTITAAVNARITSSFKDERVKAAEILTGPTATFSGDKQAFIGKVRDALYCSKICSYAQGMALMSAASKEFNFNLNLSEISRIWKGGCIIRASFLDKIKSAFADDPALANLLLAPEFRQTILDRQQAWREVMATAAQLGIPVPAFSASLDYFDSYRRDRLPQNLTQAQRDFFGAHTYQRIDKEGTFHTEWTAINESNS, via the coding sequence ATGCCCCAGCAACAATTTGGACTGATTGGCCTCGCGGTCATGGGGGAAAATCTAGCCCTCAACGTTGAGCGCAATGGTTTTCCCATCGCTGTCTACAATCGGACACGAGCAAAAACAGATGCCTTTATGGCGGAGCGGGCCCAAGGACGACAAGTGGTCGCCGCGTTTACGCCCGAAGAACTCGTAGCATCCCTTGCCCGTCCTCGACGCATCATGATCATGGTGAAAGCTGGCGCACCTGTGGATGCGGTGATTCAGCAGCTTAAGCCCATGCTAGAGCCAGGCGATGTGCTGATTGATGGCGGTAACTCTTTGTATGGAGATACAGTTCGCCGCACAGAAGAGCTAGAAGCAGTTGGCTTGCGCTTCATCGGCATGGGCGTTAGTGGTGGTGAAGAAGGGGCGCTGAACGGTCCCAGTCTGATGCCCGGAGGCACAGAAGCAGCCTATAAAGATCTGTCTCCAATTCTGACGAAAATTGCGGCTCAGGTGGATGACGGGCCTTGCGTCACCTATATTGGCCCAGGGGGTGCAGGTCACTACGTCAAAATGGTCCATAACGGCATTGAATATGGCGATATGCAGCTGATTGCCGAAGCCTATGACCTGCTCAAAAATGTTCTAGGACTGAGTCATACAGAACTGCATGAGGTGTTTAGTGAGTGGAACACCACGGATGAACTGAATTCCTTTTTGGTGGAAATTACGGCTGAAATTTTTACCTACGTTGATCCAGGTACCCAGCAGCCTCTAGTCGAGCTAATTTTGGATAAAGCAGGCCAGAAAGGCACAGGCCGTTGGACCGTGATGAGTGCCTTGGAATTAGGCGTACCCATCCCCACGATTACAGCAGCTGTGAATGCTCGAATTACCTCATCTTTTAAGGATGAGCGGGTTAAGGCTGCTGAAATCTTGACCGGACCCACGGCCACCTTTAGTGGCGACAAGCAAGCCTTTATTGGCAAAGTTCGAGATGCCCTTTATTGCTCCAAGATTTGCTCCTATGCTCAGGGCATGGCTTTGATGAGTGCCGCTTCAAAGGAATTTAATTTCAATCTGAATTTGAGTGAAATCTCTCGGATTTGGAAGGGGGGCTGTATTATTCGGGCGAGCTTCTTGGACAAGATCAAGTCAGCCTTTGCCGATGATCCGGCCCTAGCCAACCTACTGCTTGCTCCTGAGTTTCGGCAGACCATTTTGGACCGTCAGCAAGCCTGGCGAGAAGTGATGGCCACTGCAGCTCAGCTCGGTATTCCAGTCCCGGCCTTTAGTGCTTCTTTGGATTACTTTGATAGCTATCGCCGTGATCGCCTGCCCCAAAACCTAACCCAGGCCCAGCGCGATTTCTTTGGTGCCCATACCTATCAGCGGATTGACAAGGAAGGGACGTTTCATACGGAATGGACTGCTATTAATGAGTCCAACAGCTAG
- a CDS encoding IS1 family transposase (programmed frameshift) produces MQCPLCGHSKAHKHGKMPNMLQRYRCPECQQTFTERFDTLYYRRQVSPEQVRQVLQAHAEGSSLRGITRTSGLAYNTVVSLVRAASQRSQQLHNGQVQAVETEDVSADEMWSFVKKQKHCLPHELEMGDCWMAITLANTSGVILSCRVGKHTDSLLNELVTSTEGKTDCKDWNSDDWGGYERVLPWEIDHYIGKDRTQRLERTNGIIRQHSGRWHRRQNKFGKVWAQTKVTARLVVSYFNWIWTHSRLKTTAAQRADLASRAWHWDDILTYPTIV; encoded by the exons ATGCAATGCCCACTATGCGGTCATTCCAAAGCACACAAGCATGGCAAGATGCCCAACATGCTTCAACGATACCGTTGTCCTGAGTGCCAGCAGACCTTTACTGAACGCTTTGATACCCTTTACTATCGTCGTCAGGTGAGTCCAGAGCAGGTCCGACAAGTTCTCCAAGCCCATGCAGAAGGGAGTAGTCTTCGAGGTATCACTCGGACCAGTGGCCTGGCTTACAACACTGTAGTCTCTCTAGTAAGAGCTGCTAGCCAACGATCTCAGCAACTCCATAATGGCCAAGTGCAAGCCGTTGAAACGGAGGATGTCAGTGCAGATGAAATGTGGTCCTTTGTG AAAAAGCAAAAACACTGTCTTCCCCATGAGCTAGAGATGGGTGATTGTTGGATGGCGATTACCTTGGCAAACACAAGCGGCGTGATCCTCTCGTGTCGTGTGGGCAAGCACACCGATTCATTATTGAATGAACTGGTGACTAGCACTGAAGGTAAGACCGATTGCAAGGACTGGAATAGCGACGATTGGGGTGGTTACGAAAGAGTGTTGCCTTGGGAGATTGACCATTACATTGGCAAGGACAGAACTCAACGACTCGAACGCACCAATGGCATTATTCGACAGCACAGTGGTCGATGGCATCGACGCCAGAACAAATTTGGCAAAGTGTGGGCGCAAACCAAAGTCACTGCTCGATTAGTGGTCAGCTATTTCAATTGGATTTGGACACACAGTCGGCTTAAAACAACGGCGGCACAACGTGCTGATCTAGCCTCGCGAGCTTGGCATTGGGATGACATACTCACCTACCCCACAATTGTTTGA
- a CDS encoding DUF4339 domain-containing protein: protein MSDNDAWHYMVGKEVVGPISLAQLRELALTNVVNQKTLVYTSGMAEWRAACDTGISRFFPPLPKFEHWSDARINRGICILQPLPILQSKSSEKLDPIFLLIPFFDSDLDSDFPQRWLHSLRSEIVDQYINDYDLSNPSQIKEYLDKYSISQLFDVEVSEFLVDTAYPSELLYGFPEKYY from the coding sequence ATGAGCGACAATGATGCTTGGCATTATATGGTTGGCAAAGAAGTTGTAGGCCCTATCTCTCTCGCTCAACTTAGAGAGCTGGCATTAACAAATGTAGTCAATCAAAAAACGTTAGTCTATACATCTGGTATGGCTGAATGGCGAGCCGCCTGCGACACAGGGATTAGTAGATTTTTCCCGCCACTACCGAAATTCGAACATTGGTCGGATGCTCGTATCAATAGAGGAATATGTATTCTGCAACCTCTGCCAATATTGCAGAGTAAATCTTCAGAAAAGCTGGATCCTATCTTCTTATTAATTCCTTTTTTTGATTCAGACTTAGACAGTGATTTTCCTCAGAGATGGCTGCATTCTTTGCGCAGTGAAATTGTTGATCAATACATCAATGACTACGATCTTTCAAATCCAAGTCAAATCAAGGAATACCTCGATAAGTATTCGATCAGCCAATTATTTGATGTCGAAGTTTCTGAATTTCTAGTTGATACAGCCTATCCGAGTGAACTGCTTTATGGTTTCCCTGAAAAATACTATTAG
- a CDS encoding toll/interleukin-1 receptor domain-containing protein, producing the protein MIVFVAHTNYDKEFALKIAQRITKSGHQAIAGEQIRADFSEFSFVDDDVAKAIRNADTLVAVGLHTTWYANVASEIAFFTGHGNDHRTVLLTTQKLVSRAPKYLAGERLVYFDGDEDAAINEILRHVDELGERHQRSSDQIFLSYSRVDVEIARTIYEKLKIMGYRLWFDEESLIPGQDWGLEIRRAIRRSQVFMPLLSSNAIAKRGYFQKELRKSVEVAEEVPEGEIYIIPVLLDTDCEPPEALKKYHWLNYHSSDLERTEHGIPLSRFQRALDFALGVKNA; encoded by the coding sequence ATGATTGTTTTCGTCGCTCATACCAACTACGACAAGGAATTCGCTCTCAAGATTGCGCAGCGCATCACAAAATCAGGACACCAAGCGATCGCTGGTGAACAAATCCGGGCCGATTTTTCCGAGTTTTCGTTCGTTGATGATGACGTCGCGAAAGCAATTCGGAATGCCGACACATTGGTTGCTGTTGGTTTGCACACCACATGGTACGCAAATGTGGCAAGTGAGATTGCCTTTTTCACTGGTCACGGCAACGACCATCGGACCGTCTTGCTCACCACACAAAAGCTTGTTAGCCGTGCGCCGAAATATCTTGCTGGAGAACGACTTGTTTACTTTGATGGCGATGAAGATGCTGCGATCAACGAGATTCTTAGACACGTGGATGAATTGGGAGAACGGCACCAGCGCAGCTCCGACCAGATTTTCCTATCTTATTCGCGCGTCGACGTGGAAATTGCCCGTACGATTTACGAAAAACTCAAGATAATGGGATACCGACTCTGGTTCGACGAAGAGTCATTAATTCCCGGCCAGGATTGGGGGCTTGAAATCCGAAGGGCTATTCGTCGATCTCAGGTGTTTATGCCGCTGCTCTCTTCCAATGCAATAGCTAAGCGCGGCTACTTTCAAAAAGAACTGCGCAAGAGCGTTGAGGTCGCAGAGGAGGTGCCAGAGGGCGAAATCTACATTATTCCCGTTTTGTTGGACACAGACTGTGAACCACCAGAGGCGTTGAAGAAATATCATTGGCTGAACTATCACTCGTCTGACTTAGAACGAACGGAGCACGGAATCCCTTTATCCCGTTTTCAGCGCGCACTCGATTTTGCACTCGGCGTAAAAAATGCCTAA
- a CDS encoding nucleotide-binding protein — protein sequence MTIQKPRVFIGSSSEGLDVARAIQHQLADAAEVVLWNEGVFSLSHGYLETLVDTVKQFDYGIFVLRSDDTLVSRGAETGTTRGNVLFELGLFYGHVGRSRTFAVFDASAKPDVISDLHGVTFAAYRSADQGNLLTAVGPACFTIRQELQNWGQRKAARKVLVLCANPIDENRLRMDCEVRRITRALESARRSGEIVLEQEWAVQAHDLDRLLLLHHPEILHLSCSGTETGGFLFESSDGTTKAVSYDLFHALLRPLAKKLECVLFSCCETDGLAERVSADVPFTIGATGIISDAGATVFTSGFYTAIGNSSDYRTAYDNGVAKFNIDHSDEEPPKMFSNIA from the coding sequence ATGACAATACAAAAACCACGAGTCTTCATTGGGTCGTCGTCTGAAGGGCTTGATGTTGCCAGAGCGATCCAACACCAACTCGCTGACGCCGCCGAGGTCGTCCTTTGGAACGAAGGTGTATTCAGTCTATCGCATGGCTATCTTGAGACGTTGGTGGACACCGTCAAGCAATTCGACTACGGCATTTTCGTTCTTCGCAGCGACGATACTCTTGTTAGCCGCGGAGCGGAGACCGGAACTACGCGCGGAAACGTTCTTTTTGAACTTGGACTTTTCTATGGTCACGTCGGGCGTTCACGGACATTTGCTGTTTTCGACGCAAGTGCCAAGCCTGACGTTATCAGTGACCTCCATGGTGTGACCTTTGCCGCTTACCGCAGTGCGGACCAAGGAAACTTATTGACCGCGGTCGGTCCCGCATGCTTCACGATTCGGCAAGAATTACAAAATTGGGGTCAGCGGAAAGCCGCACGAAAGGTACTGGTGCTCTGTGCCAATCCGATTGACGAGAATCGGCTTCGAATGGATTGTGAGGTGCGGCGAATTACGCGGGCACTCGAATCTGCACGTCGATCTGGTGAAATAGTTCTTGAACAAGAGTGGGCCGTGCAAGCCCACGACTTGGATCGATTACTGCTTTTGCACCATCCCGAAATCCTTCATTTGTCGTGCTCTGGCACGGAGACAGGCGGATTTCTGTTTGAATCATCGGATGGTACCACTAAAGCTGTGAGCTACGATTTATTCCATGCGCTCCTTCGCCCGCTCGCAAAGAAGCTCGAATGCGTCCTGTTCTCGTGCTGCGAAACTGATGGATTGGCCGAGCGTGTGTCCGCTGATGTCCCATTCACCATCGGTGCGACCGGAATCATCTCCGATGCAGGGGCCACAGTGTTTACCAGTGGATTCTACACCGCAATTGGTAACAGCAGCGACTACCGGACTGCATATGATAACGGAGTCGCCAAGTTCAATATTGACCACAGCGATGAGGAGCCTCCCAAGATGTTTTCCAATATCGCATAA
- a CDS encoding Coq4 family protein, which yields MDSSHPLATSQRLSFFTLAVQAYRQGKLGDVAAYKSAILGTKTYPEIAEKLSRLATCFPHIDLAALRRLPEGTFGQIYAQHMDEFHLTPLEISPDVIAQLSDQSLGLRYTLLHDVFHVLLGYDTSLVGEMGVWAFVDAQQYSPSYQTAAWLAHYLYPFVIPHRYRQLRAIEQQSRQLGQQAACIIAQPLEDYWSEPLSMVRSRLGLA from the coding sequence ATGGATAGTAGTCATCCACTAGCCACTAGCCAGCGGCTCTCCTTTTTTACCTTAGCTGTACAAGCCTATCGCCAAGGCAAGCTAGGAGATGTTGCCGCTTATAAATCTGCAATATTAGGCACTAAAACTTATCCAGAAATTGCAGAAAAGCTCTCTAGATTGGCAACCTGCTTTCCTCACATTGATTTAGCAGCCTTAAGAAGGCTACCAGAAGGAACCTTTGGACAGATCTATGCCCAGCATATGGATGAATTCCATCTAACGCCATTGGAGATTAGCCCAGACGTCATCGCTCAATTGTCAGATCAATCTTTGGGACTGCGCTATACCCTCCTCCATGATGTGTTTCATGTGCTGTTAGGGTATGACACCAGCTTGGTCGGAGAAATGGGGGTGTGGGCCTTTGTCGATGCCCAGCAGTATAGTCCTAGCTATCAGACAGCAGCCTGGTTAGCCCATTACTTATATCCCTTCGTCATTCCGCACCGATACCGCCAACTACGTGCTATCGAGCAGCAAAGTCGTCAACTTGGACAGCAAGCAGCCTGCATCATCGCTCAACCCCTCGAAGACTATTGGTCAGAACCCCTCTCTATGGTTCGATCGCGCCTAGGGTTGGCATAA
- the malQ gene encoding 4-alpha-glucanotransferase, with amino-acid sequence MPFPRASGLLLHPTSFPGRFGVGDLGPEAYRFVDFMAKSGQQLWQVLPLGPTGFGNSPYMCYSAMAGNPLLISLEQLQEQELLQEEDLELGVGFRPETIAYEQVLPMKLGLLRRAYDNFKAGVFPELAVAFRDFCQTRVWLEDLALFMALKDAHWGAAWNTWPQEIAQRQPAAMAHWRQKLQSDVEMHKFWQFQFFQQWSNLKKYANDNGIQIIGDIPIYVAHNSADVWANPEQFFLDPATGEPALMAGVPPDYFSDTGQLWGNPIYQWERMKHQGFKWWIQRFRTMLDYVDLIRVDHFRGFRAFWQVKQGETTAMNGEWIKAPGDELFEALRDELGNLPILAEDLGIITPDVEELRDKFEFPGMKILHFAFGSGSGNPYLPFNHVQNCLVYTGTHDNNTTVGWFQDMPDHERVFVEGYMGGFSEEGIHWDLMRLALSSVANQVIIPVQDLLGLGTEARMNLPSTSGGNWAWRYRSGGLTDAIAERLLQLTDTYGRAPVKTDDSWD; translated from the coding sequence ATGCCCTTCCCCCGAGCTAGTGGCCTTCTCCTGCATCCTACGTCTTTCCCTGGTCGATTTGGAGTCGGTGATTTAGGGCCAGAAGCCTACCGATTTGTTGATTTTATGGCCAAGAGTGGTCAGCAACTTTGGCAGGTATTGCCTTTGGGGCCAACGGGGTTCGGTAACTCTCCCTATATGTGCTACTCAGCCATGGCGGGCAATCCCTTATTAATTAGTCTTGAGCAACTGCAAGAGCAGGAATTGCTGCAAGAAGAAGACCTAGAGCTAGGGGTCGGCTTTCGACCCGAGACGATTGCCTACGAGCAGGTTCTCCCCATGAAGCTCGGTCTGCTGCGGCGGGCCTATGACAACTTTAAGGCTGGGGTCTTTCCAGAACTCGCCGTCGCCTTTCGAGATTTTTGTCAAACTCGGGTCTGGTTAGAAGATCTGGCCTTATTTATGGCCCTCAAAGATGCCCATTGGGGGGCTGCTTGGAATACTTGGCCCCAAGAGATTGCCCAACGGCAACCCGCTGCCATGGCCCATTGGCGACAAAAGCTGCAGTCTGATGTGGAGATGCATAAGTTTTGGCAGTTTCAGTTTTTTCAGCAATGGTCTAATTTGAAAAAGTATGCCAACGATAACGGCATTCAGATTATTGGTGATATTCCCATTTATGTGGCTCACAATAGTGCAGATGTTTGGGCCAATCCTGAACAATTTTTCTTAGATCCAGCAACAGGCGAACCGGCGCTGATGGCTGGGGTGCCACCAGATTATTTTAGTGATACGGGGCAGCTATGGGGTAATCCCATTTACCAATGGGAGCGGATGAAACATCAAGGCTTCAAATGGTGGATTCAGCGTTTCCGCACCATGCTGGACTATGTGGATCTGATCCGTGTGGATCACTTCCGGGGCTTTCGAGCCTTTTGGCAGGTCAAGCAAGGGGAAACCACTGCCATGAACGGAGAGTGGATCAAAGCTCCTGGAGATGAGCTATTCGAAGCCCTCAGAGATGAACTGGGCAATCTGCCGATACTGGCCGAGGACTTGGGCATCATTACCCCCGATGTGGAAGAGCTGCGGGATAAGTTTGAATTTCCCGGCATGAAGATTCTCCACTTCGCTTTTGGCTCTGGTTCTGGCAATCCGTACCTGCCCTTTAACCATGTGCAGAATTGCCTGGTTTATACCGGCACCCACGACAACAACACGACAGTGGGCTGGTTTCAAGATATGCCTGACCATGAGCGGGTGTTTGTGGAAGGCTATATGGGCGGTTTTTCAGAGGAAGGCATTCACTGGGATTTAATGCGACTGGCTTTGAGTTCCGTTGCCAACCAGGTGATTATCCCGGTGCAAGATTTGCTGGGGTTAGGGACCGAGGCCCGCATGAACTTACCCAGCACGTCGGGGGGGAACTGGGCTTGGCGGTATCGTTCGGGTGGATTGACGGATGCGATCGCAGAACGGTTACTGCAACTCACTGACACCTACGGTCGTGCTCCCGTCAAAACGGATGACTCCTGGGATTAG